The Micropterus dolomieu isolate WLL.071019.BEF.003 ecotype Adirondacks linkage group LG11, ASM2129224v1, whole genome shotgun sequence genomic interval TGTGTGTAATCTGCCAGAAAAGACTGTCCATGACACCTCATTTATCTTTTGGAAGTAACATGAGAATATGTTAGTTGTGGCCAAAGTTAAGTACCTGCGGCAGTTCTGATGGATGTAGGAGAGCCACTCGAGTCTCGAGCAGGCTGCCAGGATGCAAATGGTGCAGCTGTGTGTTGCAGCTGTGAGAGCGGCTGGTGATGGGGGGGCTGATAGCGATAAAACCTGGAATTAGTGCCACCAGCTTTGCCaagggagagggaaaaggcAGAGGGGACAGCAGCAGTGATTACTTTAGTTTAACTTGAGCAAAATGAGGTGCAGCATGACGGGCATGCATACATGATTATTAGCTTAATAATACCTTTTCAATGTAAATATCACAGAAGGGAAAACGTCATGCCATTTGGGCTTTTGTTGAAGACCTGCAGTATACTGTAATATACTTTACTGCACATTTACAGATGCAATTATATTGCCTAAGTTATACTATATAGCCtggtcaatttttttttaactaattactatacaatatatttatatatacacaactgGTACTTTGATATTTCAGTTATGACTGTGGAAAATAATAAGTTCAATTTTAACTTTGCCCCAATTTGTGCATCTGGTGTATTACCATTCAAATCTACACAAAGAGCTAAGCATCTTAtcatcagaaaataaaaaacgatgttttatatttttttcatacacAATGACAACAAAGCAATGTGTATTACTTGTATACCCTATTACAGAAAGAACAATGACATTATGTCATTTCTGAGTAGGAATAATAGTAGCAATTTGAGAAATGGGATAGTAGCCAAATcggtttgtttgttgtttttataaatcCACAGAATAGACTTCTGGATTCTGAAAGCACTTTCAGAATAGCGGTGTTGTTGAAAAACCTGTTTTTTTCAGAGATCACAGGTTATTTATGCTTTATGCTTATCTCTGTGACTGGACTGTTCATGTTTATATCAAAGCAGTTACCCAGGTACACAACCTGGtatgttaaaatataatattttacatttcattatgCCCGAATTTAAAAGCTTGTACAAACCATGACAAAAGCACGTGAAGCAAATTAGAAGGTTTCTGCACGCATCCACAGCAGGTGGATGGATACTGAAAAAGAGCTTACTCCATAAGGCCACAAACACCAACCAACCAACCTCCGTCCTCAGTTCTCCGTCTCCCCTGATTCTGGTAGCTGCTGGCACCTGGTCGGGCCCCCTGCTGCGGCTGCTGGAAGCCTCGGACACCATAATCACCCAGCTGGACCTCTTGAAAACTTTCAGAACTTGGTTCTTCGTCAGAGGTTTGCTCAATAGATTTGATATCTCCGAAACGCTGGTTGACCCTCGGGGGGACTTGCGGGGACACGCTTAAAGGCCTAATTGAGTGAATCTGCCGGTCGTGTGACCCAAACTGGGGGAAAGCTCCCAGAGTTCCCGATACCAGGATGCCAATGAAACCGAGCAGTCCCCACACTGATGAAGTCATGTTGCCTGCGCACAGTTGTTTTCTGTCTGCCCCTCGGTCCACCAACACAGCTGACTGTGGCGCATTTATATGATCTCGTCCACGGCGCACAAGGCGTGGGGAGCAAGAGGCCAATGCAGGGACATTTGGAGGAAGCGAAGGAAGCAGTGCACATGTGAGGGTGGTCACTTTTCTCTAACTGTGAATGATCTAAGAATTTATTTCATTCGACCTGGGTTTCCAGGACTTAATTATGCTACTTTATGAATTTACATTCACAGTACTTTTTTGCATTATTATATCATATTctcttaatatttatttaacaaacaatACAATGTGGATTTTCACATAAGACTGTTACTACTTGTAGTAGCAGATCAGGAATATAAACAGTGGTGAAAAGTAACTATAAGCCTACTACTGTATTTAGGTACAGTTAAAaggtatttgtattttgtttgagTAGCCTATTTCCATTTTACACTAGGCTACCTTACATTCATACtccacaacatttattttacagctaCAGTGCTAGTCAGATtgaacatgaaatatttttattaaaaaaatgtacaatCAGCTTATAAAAAATGATGTGTTGTTTGAATTTAAACTGTCTAAAAGCAAAATAGTATATAGGATGGCGCTTACACCATAATGGGTCAGTAAAAATAACGATATACTATACTTTAACATTCTGACCGGGGCCATTCTGTCACCTAATGAGTACTTCAACTTTTGTTACTTGAGTACATTTTGCTGCTAAAACCTGTAAACCTATCAATGCAGGACCTTTACTTGGGTATCCTCACAGTGTGGTgctattttcacattttaagtaaaagatctcAGTACGTCTGCACTAGCTGTAATCATTTTTCCTAAGAAGATATTAATGTTGCATACATTTAGTGTCTTTCCAGAAGTTcaacagataaaaaagaaaccattgTAGTAGCTTTATTTAACTTCAAATGTCCATCTTgaattccacacacacacattgcccCATATTTTGTTAAGTTTTACAATTCTGACCTCTGCTGACATAATGAGCAATAACCATGCAAGAAATGGCCTCTAAGCCTgacagttcattcttgacctggGAAATAGCAGCCGACATATCCAAAGTGAAGGTCAACTAACTCacttgttctggagcttttgactGTATCactgtcttcatcagcagatgcaTGTTGCTCAGTTGTCAGGGAACTGTAGATGTTCAAATGTTCCTCTAGTCTATTCTAAGCACTTTTAGGACTTCTTGCCCAAAATGACCTGTTTATGAGGGCCTCCATATTACTCTATGGTAACTTAACAATTTGCAATGGTGGGATGATTCACAGTGaactaaaacatgtttattttaaggcACAAGATATTCAGTTACCATAGTCTACATGTAGCATTTTGCCCTCTCACGGACTGTAGGCTAGTGCAAAGTGTGCTCCATTGTTTCTCTGTTGGGGTCATTGACCTATAAAAGAGCCACTGCACAATTCAAATACAGACACCTGCCTCATCCGAATATAGGAGATCATGGTGACCGATAATGAACGATACTGAAATTTAAATGAATCATCTTCTATGAGCAATTCTAATCATATTTTTGATCTTGTGCCATTTGGTGTGTTagtatgaaaaatgttttgcatagagtaacatattttttcaaactGGTCCTGCCTGTCTGACTTCCCACAAGGGGAAGTTTTATGAGAGCTGCTGTCCAGAAACCAGTTCATACAAGAGAGAGGAACAAATGCATACATATATGTGTTTACGCCTGTGTATCCACAATGTTCATCTTTTGGTTATTTGTCAGTATCATGGGTGTATTTTGCCCTTGTTCAGGCGAGAATCTTCTGCACGCGTACTCACCTGGGGACATCATCATTGGAGGACTCTTCCCTattcacatacaaacaaacagaaacacaacaccGGGACCACTCACCTGTAGAAAGTAAGTATGAGCTTACTGAAATTAGTCAATTTACGTGACTAAAATAGAATTGAATCATTTCGGAAATTCATCTGTCTTCTGTCAATTTTTGCAGGTATGATCTCCAAATGTTCCTACGCACTCAAGTGATGATATACGCCATCAGTGAAATAAACCAGCGCACACCAAGGGTTCTACCCAACTTCACCATAGGATATGACATCTATGACACTTGCGGAGATGTCAGCCTTGCCATCAGAGCAACTCTCCAGCTGCTGACCCCTGAGAGCTGTTTAGAGCCATCTTTAGTTCCACCTGCTTTACCTGAACCCAAAACAAAGGCAGTAATTGGTGAAAGATATTCTGAAGTGTCAGTAGCTGTTGCACGAGTTGTTGCTTTGTCAGCTGTTACCCAGGTTTGTCTTCACTGTACTTGATACTGTTCTATTAACTACacttaaaaatgcaaaatattttcaatgcCTTTGCATTGTTTGAGGCTAATGGCAGAATTCCTATTTAAACTATGCTTGTGTAACATACTTGTATCACGGTTGCAAACTGCATGCAGAATGATTTCAATGTGATTTATTCCTACAGATTAGCTATGGATCAACTAGCGAGCTGCTCAGCAAAAAGTTGAAGTTCCCCACTTTTCTGCGAACGGTATCTAGTGATGAATATCAGACAAAGGCCATTGCTGAGCTGGTGTGGCAGTTTAAATGGCAAACAGTGGTCATTGTAGGAAGTGATGATGAGTACGGGAAGTATGGCAGAGACAGCCTTGTGGACATATTCAGTAAAATGAAGGACGTCTGCGTTGAATTCACCATCATCCTGCCTGGTTACTTTTCCCAGAACAATAACCAAACCCAAAATTTGCTGCATTCGTTGGTGACCAACATCAGCAAGTCCTCTGCAGAAGCCATCATCATCTTCACCAAGGATGTCAATGCTGGTATCATCATGGAAGCAGCTATTAAACACAACCTCAACAGAACTTGGATTGCAAGTGATGCATGGTCCACCTACACAAAGCTCTCTGCAATGCCAGGCATCGAGAAGGCCGGGGAGGTTTTTGGATTCATCTCTCAAAGGCATGAAGTGCCTGGTTTTAAAGACTACATCATCTCGATGTTCAATGGAACCACTAACGCCATTCTCGAAGATTACCTGACCCTTTGTTCTAATCCAGCTGAGGAGAACAAAGAAAGTAACTGCTCACTAAACAGCCAAGAGGGGTCCGAGCAGTGTCTGGACCTAAGCTGCTTGGCCAGTTACATTGACCAGGATGAATCATTCAATATCTACCTAGCTGTTCAGGTCATTGTTGAAGGCCTCAGACGCTTGCTGAAGTGTGacaaccacaaatgtgaacgtAACGCCACATTTACAGCCTTGGAGGTACAGGAAAGTGATCTTGCTGACATATTTTGCATTGCTAATGTGCGACTTTAAAGCAGTAGCTCAAGATTTATACCCTTATCCGCTTGTTATTCTTGATGAATTAGATATtagaattcttttttttttttgttattcacaaaatacatttatggGAGTCTATTTGATACATgaaatatttcctgttttatgatTTGTCATTTTGCTAGGAGTAgaagcaacaataaaaacatttcctgatTTTATATCAATGTAGTTTTGTTTATGCTTGTCTCCACAGCTTCTTATGGAAATCAAAAAAGTCAACTTCACTGTGAAAACCACACATATATTCTTTGACTCCAATGGAGACCCCAGTTTAGGATATGATATTGTTTATTGGAACATGACTGAACAGGGCACAAACATAAAAACTATTGGAGTATTCTGGCCAGGTCAAAAAATCAAAGTCCCAGAAGATCTTGTTAAACTGCGCCAAGTGGCGGTAAGATAAAAGGTTTCATCATATGTTTCTTTCCTCAAATAATTTATGAATATCATGTTGCACTGATTCTGTTATTGTCTTTCAAAGGTAACTGCTTACAACTGCTCTAAAACATGTAAACCAGGGCAGGAGCTGAAAAACCAAGGCAAGATGTGCTGCAATGATTGTGTTCCGTGTGCAGATAGAGAGTTTTCCGCTGAAAATGGTaagtgtttaattaaaatgtctgtgtgtgcgtgcatgctgTGTGAATATACAGCATCAAATTGATCTACTTATTTACCTGTGTGAAAGTCCTTTCAAAAATATGACTGAGCCTTAAAAAGCAATCTCCATGgttattaacattaatatcatttattttacatggCCCAAATCACACATTAAGAATGGAATAAGGGATTGCTAAAATTATGGTAAACATAACAAATGGGTTGTCCTGTTAATGGAGCATTTCAGCTGCTTTCTCAAAACAAACGTATTGGTCCTGCTGGCATAAACATTTATGATTCATGGTGAACACAAAGGCCATGTTTTTGAAGtacaatatttttaaacatgaaatcCAGCAAGAAAAggatagaataaaataaaataaaatagtttaagtaaaattatttaaaagaatgTTTAACACAGAGCTTAACACTTTATGGGCCCTTAACAATTGTTTTGATGATTTCCAGTGGAGGGACTGGTTTTGTTGGTGGAAAAGTTTCAGTCAGTATTTTTTTAGATCTCGATATAGTCAACCACAAGATTTTACTGGACTGGAAAACTGGGTAGGGCTTTCTGGAACAGTGTTAAATGGGCTTGAATCCTATTTAAAGggcagggactactttgtgtcagTTGTCACAGATCTGAATATATGTAAATGacccatatacagtatatatttatattgttaaATAATAAGCAAAACTGATATAACTGTCTTTTGACCTAGAGAAGAACCATTCTAAGTCAGTGCTCAGTATCATTGCCAGTGTTATAGATCACagaccaagccagaaatcttgatGTAATCATGGACTAAGACTAAAATTTTAATCactccacaaaaagccatacTTAAAAATGTGGCACTCTTTCTCCTCGTCCTCGAtcttgtccttgtcctttttttcATTTGCCCAGGAATTCCCTTTCTTCTAcctgaaatcaacttaaaaataaaagcatggacTCTAATCTGCGGCCTGCATGTTTACTTCCATATGAATGGGTGTGACATGGTATTATTCTTTTGACCATGCGGGTCACAccggagtctgatatgggccacatttaaaaaataatctaaGCAATAAACTTGAATTGAGCTTCAAGGCCTGCATGTGAACGTAGTTTAAGACCAGGATAGTTGGATCATCCACTCTCCAGTTCTCATACCTTTATACTGGCAAAGCTATAAATcgcaataaaaatgttttttacatcATGTTTTAAGACGATAGCCAATACAGGATATTCTGTTAAATAGGTGAGGTGCCAGTTATAATCCAAAAATTggttgttatattattttattattgcatAATACATTCTGAAAGTTTATAtactaaacatttaaatacataacTCACTTATGTGGGTAGTATATCAAACATGATGATCagatttaattattattgtcgtcatctgtgttgtttttgcaaatGTTGTTTTGCGTTTTGCAAATATTGTCATACTGTTGGACGGTATGGGTGATGAGATGCTGTGATATGATACTTCCTCATTTTTGTAAAACATAATATTCTACATTAAAGTATTTCTCAGGATTGTTTTCATGATGAATatgcaaaaatattaaaatatttttaattttatttcatatattctTGTGCAGTTAAACGTACATTTCTTTGCTTACTTCTATAGGtgataaatgtaaaaactgcGGTCCAGATCAGTATTCATCTCCACAGAGGGATAAGTGTGTGAACAAAACTGATGAATTCCTACAGTGGTCAGATCCATTCACTATCATTTTAAGTTCCTCTGGAGTCTTTGGGATAATTGCTTCcattgtcttttctgttttgtttgcaaTCTATCATAGCACTCCGATTGTGAAAGCTGTTGGAGGTTACTTGTGTTTCTTGGAGCTTTTTTCCTTGCTGGTCTGCTTCTGCCTTACATTTAGCTTCTCAGGAAGACCCACAGTGGCTTCCTGCATGGTAAGCCTGCCGCTCTTCGGCATAGCCTTTACCCTCTGTATCTCCTGTATTCTGGCCAACCTGCTCCAAATCTTAGTGGGCTTCAACTTTGACCTGAAGATAGGGCCCTGGGTGCAGAAGCTGAACAAGCCGATGGCTGTGGTGACCATTGTCTCCGGGATCCAGGTGGCCTTGTGTGTGCCATGGCTGTTCCTTTCCCCCCCAAAGCCTACTCTACAACATTTTGACAAGACCATCCTGCATCTGTGTGACAGTGGCTCTATGAACTTCTTCATTGCGATGTTGGGCTACATCGCTTTCTTGGCCATCGTTAGTTTTCTGTTTGCATTCAAAGGAAAACAGTTGCCAGATTTGTATAAAAATGCAAGTTTAATCACCACCAGtatgctgctgtttttaattatttggaTCCTCCTCATCCCAATTTATATCAATTTGGTTGGGGTGTACAAACAAGCCATTGAAAGTGCAGCCATTCTAATTTCAAGCTACAGCATCCTTGGGTGTCACTTGGCCCCAAAGTGTTACATTATGATGTTCAGGAAAGAGATTAATAATGAGAAGGCCATTACTGAGTACATCAGAAAGCATTATGAGCAGAATGATATGGCTGTGAAATAATAATCTCACATGCATATCCATTAAGTCTTTGCTGGTGCTAGGTAACAATTGTCCGCACAGAAAGTTCTTCCTGTGTTGAAATCATAGCAACTGTATTCCTCTCTGACTActttaacatttgtgttttgtgcccACAAAAATCTGGGTTAAACCTTAAATGAATCCATCCTTGTGTGGTTTTTAACGTAACATTTTCGttatgtcatttttttaaatgtgtgatcGCTTTCCACTGCCATATCCATGGTGGCGGAGACGTGACGaacaaacaaattacaaatttgaaaaacaaaagcgCACTGGGAACCTctgggaaaaaacacaaatcacatgCAAAAATCACAGCGCAAAtgcaaaagccacaacacaaagcCACAACATAGCAACAGCAGTGAGTAATGAGATTTATTGATGAAGGACTATTATTGCCTACACATGTAGAAAAGGACAGTTCTTTGAGAAGTTAGTGAAATGTTATttgctagctaacattagtgtAATTACTATGTGATTGTCACATATGACAAATATTGTTCAATTCCTTcatattttcttaaattttctTCTCCACATCTATTGTTGCTCACTTCCAATGAAATTTGTATTTGGGTTGTGgcttttgcatttctgttttctatGAGAGTTTTTCCTTATCGCTAACACAAAAATACTAAATTTGGGCCTTTGTGTCAAACCTCTACACAGAAGCCAAACAAGACACACCACTTGGAGATAAACATCTCACTTCTGTGTCCAAATGAACAAAAGGGCATTTTTGTTGTGTAAGGAATAGTTTTATGGATCACAACTTCTGTACTGCACTGTCCTTCCTGGCTGAGCAACGGGGAAAATATCGTCTTGCCTGTTGTATCCATCCGTGGATTGAACCCACCTAAACGTCACCACGTGCCTCCTCCATTGCTTGCAGAAGAGGCATGTGGGCATGTGGGCATGTGGGCAGCGGCCTTTTACTTTCCAATTCAAAGCCAAAAAGAAGTCTCAACTGGACTGCGAAATGGGGAGTAAGGGAGCGGGTACATAACTATGAAACACAAAGTGATATTTTCCCTCTGCTGCCCAGGGACATTCACAAAGGCTGTTGGCACATTTTGCCCTGACGCCTGGTTTTAGCTAGATTGAATACAGCTTCATCAATGACAATTAACTCGGTAGACTTTGATACACTGACACGTCAATATGGTGTAACTCAAACCCAGCACCACAGTGTCTACATTTTCACACAATGATTGGGTTGGGTCAGAAACATTCAGTCAAACTGATTTGTCACAATTCCAGTACAATCTTTAATTCCCTTCAGTTCAAGATATCTTAATTAAGTTAAAATGGTTAGAATTATTATAGATATCTTAAACTGGAATAATGACTGATCAAAATGATTCCATATACGGTCATTTGCTCCGCACAGCTACGCTCAGTCAGTAATACGTGAAAAAGCGTGATTAATCATTAAATTAACTTGCTAACCTGAAATCCTGCTTTGCATCTAACCATCTGCCAGAAAGTGAATAACCAGGGTGCGAGTGATCAATGCTACTTCAATAGTGATGCAACTTTTCACAAAACTCACGGTTCGGGTTGATCCGGAGTTTTGTTAAggttaaattacttttaaaatgtgctaCTTTGGGTATGATccagctgtctctctctgtctatagGCGAGGCTGGAGTCTTGCttaatgtcccgcccacagCACTGTCTGACGCGAATAatatgctgcgttccatttacctcggaagctGGTCAGAGCTGGGAATGATGTCACACCCAGTTGatggcgttccagttaacaagttaGGGTCTTCCGTGTTTGCGTGGCGGTGCATTTGGGAGtcatattgttatatatatatatttttttttatctcccaCCCCTCTTGGCTATtagggttcttgcctgcctgagGCTGGGGTCGGTgcggcacagtcgtggcgtcccactctcactaacaactacattcttttacaggcttatgcgcacacacatgtgcacacacacacatacagtctcacacatagacacaaacaaagttaggttgtccctggtagaattattcctgatgcttttctttcagttacttatttaaattaattgttattattccagctctcgtggctgtgctgtgttgcttattttgtgtttgactgtttcttgttttcatttttctgttagttgtcttactatgtcagctgttcattgctgctgtttggctggttgtcttttattattattctttttgtttgtttgtttgtttgtttgttttagttttagagTTTTTccgccccaagcccccctctctgttctattgcaggtttcgttgctgtctgcaattggtgtttccctctgctattccctgttgtccccaccttccatcccccttctcttacaggtcttgtcctttctctgtgctgcctgtttgtgcccccccatccccatgtctgcccccctgtccggcccggtgacgaatcaatacataattaaataaataataaaacagacaaaggagtatattaatactctcttgttaaagtaaaatcggTCTGGCACACTATGgaatccagctcatcatactcaggacaggtttaaaaaaaaagacaaacaagttGGAAAACCTTGCTCGGCCAGCAAGGTTAGCTATTGTTACCCCAGTTGATTAAAAGAAACGCATTGTGCTGTATTTACTCctactaaacactgtagcaacacatccacagacagtagctggacagcactttgtgtacaaacatttcaatgagtcacaagtacacagaagtgctaaaaaacagtataaactacagcttacACTAACTGTTGACactcagagcagccatcttggg includes:
- the LOC123979446 gene encoding G-protein coupled receptor family C group 6 member A-like, with the protein product MISSTAHKAWGARGQCRDIWRKRRKQCTCENLLHAYSPGDIIIGGLFPIHIQTNRNTTPGPLTCRKYDLQMFLRTQVMIYAISEINQRTPRVLPNFTIGYDIYDTCGDVSLAIRATLQLLTPESCLEPSLVPPALPEPKTKAVIGERYSEVSVAVARVVALSAVTQISYGSTSELLSKKLKFPTFLRTVSSDEYQTKAIAELVWQFKWQTVVIVGSDDEYGKYGRDSLVDIFSKMKDVCVEFTIILPGYFSQNNNQTQNLLHSLVTNISKSSAEAIIIFTKDVNAGIIMEAAIKHNLNRTWIASDAWSTYTKLSAMPGIEKAGEVFGFISQRHEVPGFKDYIISMFNGTTNAILEDYLTLCSNPAEENKESNCSLNSQEGSEQCLDLSCLASYIDQDESFNIYLAVQVIVEGLRRLLKCDNHKCERNATFTALELLMEIKKVNFTVKTTHIFFDSNGDPSLGYDIVYWNMTEQGTNIKTIGVFWPGQKIKVPEDLVKLRQVAVTAYNCSKTCKPGQELKNQGKMCCNDCVPCADREFSAENGDKCKNCGPDQYSSPQRDKCVNKTDEFLQWSDPFTIILSSSGVFGIIASIVFSVLFAIYHSTPIVKAVGGYLCFLELFSLLVCFCLTFSFSGRPTVASCMVSLPLFGIAFTLCISCILANLLQILVGFNFDLKIGPWVQKLNKPMAVVTIVSGIQVALCVPWLFLSPPKPTLQHFDKTILHLCDSGSMNFFIAMLGYIAFLAIVSFLFAFKGKQLPDLYKNASLITTSMLLFLIIWILLIPIYINLVGVYKQAIESAAILISSYSILGCHLAPKCYIMMFRKEINNEKAITEYIRKHYEQNDMAVK